A single Mesomycoplasma ovipneumoniae DNA region contains:
- a CDS encoding IS3 family transposase, with the protein MKQYKFTIEEKFKYIKIAESKGLKNAILDFAEEFREIYKNKSKSKKTDKEWMLHIYANNLIRNWQKKFYNNDMKSLISTRGKIKSPRKPKKKYTINDLSENDREVYQEIMENVLRRYGIDPAIVLEELKKRKQEQEKDKNKIENSTRICSVFNINRTSIYEKIRVKKPPKKMIYDEKLLEWIRENFHLNRKVKGRDILYNIYINQGNYVSTYVFQKHYEFLGLKSIAYKRQGKPAPKEKKFTRIWTEDHIKGEFSSENFGEKWFADIKFIKINNEWFYLHSIIETKSNYLLNFSISKTRFSEETINLVKQTIKKYNIEPKFFHSDHGVEYANYKFANFLKQNGIQQSMSPKGNALANRPIEYFYAVFQRELINIEGQNFENVAIAYQKISSFIHWYNYERPQSCLSYKTPSYYMR; encoded by the coding sequence ATGAAACAATACAAATTCACAATTGAAGAGAAATTTAAATACATCAAAATTGCCGAATCTAAAGGCTTAAAAAACGCAATTTTGGATTTTGCAGAAGAATTTAGAGAAATTTACAAAAACAAATCTAAAAGTAAAAAAACGGATAAAGAATGAATGTTGCATATATACGCTAATAATTTGATAAGAAATTGGCAAAAAAAGTTTTATAATAATGATATGAAAAGTTTAATTAGTACTCGTGGAAAAATCAAATCTCCGCGTAAACCAAAAAAGAAATATACAATTAATGATCTTTCTGAAAATGATCGTGAAGTTTATCAAGAGATAATGGAGAATGTTCTTAGAAGATACGGAATTGACCCCGCAATTGTTCTTGAGGAACTCAAAAAACGAAAACAAGAGCAAGAAAAAGATAAAAACAAAATCGAAAATTCCACTAGAATTTGTAGTGTTTTTAACATTAATCGCACTTCTATTTATGAGAAAATAAGGGTAAAAAAACCACCAAAGAAAATGATTTATGATGAAAAATTACTTGAGTGAATTCGTGAAAATTTCCATTTGAATCGAAAGGTAAAAGGCCGAGACATCCTATATAATATTTACATAAATCAGGGAAATTATGTAAGCACGTACGTGTTTCAAAAACACTACGAATTTTTAGGATTAAAATCAATTGCTTATAAAAGGCAAGGAAAACCAGCGCCAAAAGAGAAAAAGTTTACGCGAATTTGGACTGAAGATCATATCAAAGGTGAATTTAGCTCAGAAAATTTTGGTGAAAAATGGTTTGCTGATATTAAATTTATCAAAATTAACAACGAATGATTTTACCTACACTCAATTATTGAAACAAAATCCAATTACTTGCTCAATTTTTCGATTTCTAAAACAAGATTTTCAGAAGAAACTATAAACTTAGTGAAACAAACAATTAAAAAGTATAATATTGAACCAAAATTTTTCCATTCAGATCATGGTGTGGAATATGCAAACTACAAATTTGCTAATTTTTTAAAGCAAAATGGTATCCAACAATCAATGTCACCAAAAGGAAATGCTCTTGCAAACCGCCCTATTGAATATTTTTATGCAGTTTTTCAACGCGAATTAATTAATATTGAGGGTCAAAATTTTGAAAATGTGGCTATTGCTTATCAAAAAATAAGTTCATTTATTCATTGGTATAACTA